The stretch of DNA TGGATTGAAAAATTACTGCAGCATATCCCAGCCAACTTACATTTGGTTATCTCAAGCCGCAGTCGACCGGGCTGGAAGCATTTAACGAAAATGAGGGTTAGTGGGCAGTTATTAGAAATTAGCCGTGAAGATTTAGTACTAACGATTGATGAAATGGAATTATTATTGACTGACCTTTATGGTCTGGAAATCGAGACAGTCCATTTACAAAGTATCTATCAATTAACAGAAGGCTGGATTATTGCATTATGTATGATCGCGCAGCAGATACCACACACTGGAGATATCTCAACACTCTTTGAACATTCCTCCTATTCACTTCAAGACTTATTCGACTACTTAGTAATGGAAGTCTTTTCAAAACAGCCTCCTATGATTCAACAATTTTTAGAACAAACCTCAATCTTAGATGTCATTGAGGAAGAACTATGTGATGAAGTAATTGGAATACATGGGGCTTCCGGCATGTTAGAGCAACTAAAAGAACGAAACTTATTCATCCAAAAGATAGGACTAAAACATTATCGATACCATGCACTTTTTAAAGAGTTTTTAGAAAACGCTTTCTTAAAAAACAATCCAACCAACTATCATGCGCTTCATGAAAAATGTGGACGCTTCTATGAAAGAAGATTGATGTGGGAAGAGGCACTCTATCATTATAAAAAAATCAGTCATTTTAAAGCAATGGCTTCAATCTTACAGGACAATGGGATTAATATGCTCGAAGGTGGGAAACTAAAAAGCTTGTCTGACCATTTACTGTTGATTCCAATAAGTGAGTTAGATATTTATTATCTTCTTTGGTTTTTAAAAGCTGAAGTACACCGTTATCGGTCCCAATATCAAGAGGCAGAGGCATGTTATGAAAGAACCTTTATAGAGGCACAAAAGAGACAAGATTATCTCGGGATGAGCAAGGCGTTAGAAGGCAAAGCGAAAATTTATTTAGACACCATTCAACCACACCAAGCTGAAAATTTATTATATGAAGCAATTGAAGCTAGAGAAAAAAGCATTTGCTCAGATGAAGAAAAGGCTAAACTATATTTTTTACTTTCTGAGAATCTTTTAAATTCAGGAAAATCAACAAATGCCGAAAAGTGGCTGCAAAGGGCAAAAGAATCCAGCGCGACATTATTGGATGGAAATATTGAAGCAAGATTGTATTTAAGAACAGGACGTTTTGAGGAAGCAAAAAAATTTCTTTTTAACCAAAAAGAAAAGCTATCCAGTAAAAATGGTTCCGCACTTCCGAAATCCCATCGAGAAACAGATTTATTATTATCGCTAATAGAAGCCTTTACAGGGGAAGGTTTGAATGCCAAAGAATTAGCACAGGCCGGCATACAACAAGGCATTAGTTTACGAGCACCTTTTGTGGAGGCATGTGGGTGGATACGAATGGGGCATGCAGTACAAATCCTCAATAAATATGATTCGGATTTAGCAGAACAGTGCTACAATATTGCGTTAGATATTATGAGTGTGCTGAATGTCGAAAGAGGAAAAGCCGAACCGTTAATGGGACTTTGTATACTATATGGAACAAGGGGAGAATATGAGCGGGCAATAGAGGCAGGGAAAAGGGCTTTGATGGAGACTGAAAAAGTTCAGGACATCTGGCTTTCTGCACTCATTAGCCTGTGTATGGGAATCACCTGTATTTATAATGAAAGGTTCAATAAAGGATTAGGATACTTAGAGAAAACTAGAGTATTATTTTACCAATGTGAGGATACCTTTGGACAAACGTTAGCAAGTTTTTGGATAGCCTATATTTACTATATGGAAAAGGAACAGGATCTGTTTAGAGAAACAATCGATAAGTTTCTATTAATGGTACAACAACATGATTTTGAATTCTTTTTTCAAAAAGTGTCAATGTTCAGTCCAAGAGATTTGCAAATGTTTGTTCCACTGCTAATAGAGTGCGCAAAAGAGGAAATTCAAAAATCATATACTGTAAAAATCCTTCAGGATATGGGGATAACGACCTTAGACTCACATCCAGGTTATTCAATAAGAGTCAAAACACTAGGGCAATTTAAGATTTGGCTTGGGAAAAAAGAGGTGGGAGAAAAGGATTGGCAACGGGAAAAAGGAAAGGAATTGTTCCAGCTATTTATTACTATGAACGAACTTATCCCTAAAGAAGAGATACTCCAAATTCTTTGGCCGAATCAAGATAAAAAAAATGCAGATCGTGACTTTAAAGTTGCATTAAATAGTCTCCACCACGTCCTTGAACCATTACGAAAGGCTAGAGCAGCTCCTTTTTTTATTATTAGAGAAGGAATGTTCTATGGATTGAATCCCCATGCTGTAGTTGAATTGGATACCATCCAATTTCAATCTTTGATTGAGGCAGGTTTGGGTGAATCATCCCAGGAGAAAGTAATCACTCTTTTAGAAAAGGGCTTGAAACTTTATCTAGGAGAATACTTGCCAGATCGACGATATGATGATTGGTGCATCAGTAAAAGGGAAAGCATGCTTGTTTATTTTTTACGTGGTGCTGAAAAAATGGCTCAATTAATGGTTCGGAATGAAGATTATGATAAAGCGATTTATTGGTGTGAAAAAATACTAAAGAGAGATCGGACTTGGGAAGAAGCCTATCGATTATTAATGTATTGTTACTATCGAAAAAACAACCGCCCACAAGCCATGAAGTGGTTTCAAAAATGTAAGGTCGTGTTGGAAGAAGAATTAGGAGTTTCACCGCTTGAACCAACAAAGCAAATGCACCAGATGATCATTGAATCAGAAAATTATATACCTCAATCTGAGCAGCCTTAATCAGGCTGCTCAGATTGTCGAGAAAGGGTATCTTTCTCGGCAATTTTTTATTTAAACAAAGACTAACTTACGGTTTTTTAAAAAATTCCTGCCTGCTCAATGGCCTGTTGATTTCCGCTCCACGTGCTTCGCTTTCCGCGGGCGTGCCGGGAAGCCTCCTCGGCGCTGAAGCGCCTGCGGGGTCTCCCCCTGCCCCGTACTCCCGCAGGAGTCTTCGCACCTTCCGCTCCAATCAACAGGGGTGCATTAACTTAGAATTGCCACACACTTTTTCCAGCCTAGACAAGTGTGTGGCAATCTTTTTTATATTTTGGCATGCTGCGGTGAGTAACACTTGCTCACTCGCATTATGCAATCCCCGTAACCTACAATAGCGAAGCCCATGCAGTTCTTTTGAATCTGCGAAGCTTCGCTCTACTTATTCCTTTCTTGTATTGGGTCCGAAGGACGCCCTTTATTTTCAGAGTAAAAAGGACGGACTCTCTCACCAATAAAAGAAAAGTCGATATATTTGTCCACCTTTCTTAACAGGTGATCTTGAGGCACTAAATCATCAATAATTACAAATTCCGCTTCATTTTGTATCTCTTTTTTTGGCTTATACATTTAATCCACCGTCCTATTAATATTAATAGTATTATACAAAATTAACGCGGTGAATCGTTAAAGTTATTGAAAATAAAGTCTCCTTTTCTGTAAGATTGGTGCCATTATCAATATAGATAGCAAGGAGTGGATTGGAGCGAAAGGTGCTTGACTCCTGCGGGATGTAGAGGAAAGGTCGAGACCCCACAGACGCGAAGCGTCGAGGAGGCTCGACTTCCTCCCCGCGGAAAGCAAGCACCTGTAGCGGAAAGGAACGGTCCATTTGTATACAAAAAACAACATTCTATAAAAAAGAGCCAAAATAAAAGACTGTCGAGAGTTTCTCGACAGCCTGAGCAGCCTTAATCAGGCTGCTTTTCGATTTGTAACTAAATTGTAACTCTACTCTTCTATTATGAAATCAATGCAATGCATGGTTTTATTTTAAATTACAAGGGGGAAAAGAAGTGAAGGCATTTCGTGGAAAAGGGGCTTTATTAGTTTTTCTTATGTTTGTGATGATTTTTGCTACAGCTTGCAGCTCTGACAAAACGGAGGGAGATACAAAGGGCAATGGAGAAAAGGCAGAGGATAAGGAACCAATTAAAATTGGTGTTCTTGCCTCCACAACAGGTGCTCTAGAGTCCTATGGAAAACAAACATTAAGAGGATTTGAACTAGGTCTAGAATATGCAACAGAAGGAACAATGGAGGTTGCTGGCAGAAAAATTGAGTTTGTGGTCGAAGATACAGAAACAAAGCCAGAGGTTGCAGTTCAAAAAGCTACCAAGCTATTAGAAGAAGATAAAGTGGACTTCTTAGTTGGATCATCCAGTTCCGCTGATACATTAGCTGTATTACCGCTTGCTGAAGAATACCAAAAGATCATGATTGTTGAACCTGCAGCAGCTGATAGTATTACAGGTTCTGAGTTTAATAAGTATATTTTCCGTTCTGCCCGAAATTCTTCACAGGATGCTGTTGCAGGTGCAGCCGCTATCGCTGGTGATGGCGTGAAGATTGCTACTCTTGCTCCAGATTATTCATTTGGACGTGACGGAGTGGCTGCCTTTAAAGAAGCAGCTGAAAAGCTTGGTGCAGATATTGTGCTAGAAGAATATGCTGACCCAGCAGCAACTGACTTTACATCTAACATTCAAAAAATTATTGATGCAAAACCTGATTATTTATTTGTTGTTTGGGCGGGTGCAAACTCTCCTTGGAGTCAGATTGCTGATATGAAGGTTCAGGACAAGGGAATCAAAATCTCCACAGGTGCACCTGATATTGCTGCCTTAGCTACAATGGAACCACTTATTGGCATGGAAGGCTTTACTGTTTATTATCATGACCTGCCAAGTAATGAAATCAATGATTGGCTCGTTGCTGAACATAAGAAGCGATTTAACGGAGAAGTTCCTGATTTATTTACACCAGGTGGTATGAGTGCTGCCATTTCAATTGTTGAAGCATTGAAGAAAACTGAAGGGGATGCAGATGCGGATAAACTGATTGAAACGATGGAAGGCATGAGCTTTGAAACACCAAAAGGAAAAATGACCTATCGACCAGAAGATCATCAAGCTCTCCAAGCCATATATGCCATAAAGCTAGAGAAGAAAGATGGCGTTCCATACCCAGTCCCAGTACTAATTAGAGAACTAACACCAGAAGAAACAGCCCCTCCAGTACGTAACTAATAAAATTTATTTTTAAAAATATGAGGGTTGGACCTGTTATTTTCGGTCACCCTCTTCCTTATTTCTATCTACAAGATTGGCGGTGAAAGAGTGACAACCATAATCGAAACAGACAATTTATCGATAACCTTTGGCGGACATACCGCAGTTGATTCTGTCAGCATTTCTGTCCCAGAAAAACACTTCAAATCCATTATTGGTCCAAACGGAGCAGGTAAAACGACATTCTTTAACCTTTTAAGTGGTCAATTAAATCCTACAAATGGAAAAATTTATTTTCGGGGAAAGGATATCACAAAACTTTCTTCGACGAAGCGAACTAGAGAAGGTATCGGACGTTCTTTTCAAATTACAAATGTTTTCCCAAATTTAACTGTCCTCGAAAATGTAAGACTAGCAGTTCAGTCAAGGGCAGGTGTTCGCTATCAGATGTTATTTCATTATAAGAAATATCGAAAATTTGAAGAAAAGGCACTAGAATGGCTAAAACTCGTATTGCTAGACGATAAAGTAGACTCATTGGCTAGCAATTTGGCACATGGTGAAAAGAGAAAGCTTGAAATGGCTATGCTTCTTGCTCTTGAAACAGAGGTTCTTTTATTAGATGAACCGACTGCAGGCATGTCTTTAGAGGATGTTCCAGCCATTTTAGAAGTAATCAAAAAAATTAAAGATCAAGGCAACCGGACAATCATCTTAATTGAGCACAAAATGGATATGATCCTAGACTTATCAGATTCTGTAATGGTGCTATTTAATGGCAGATTACTTGCGGACGGAACCCCTGAGGAAATTATGAAAAATGAAACCGTTCAGTCTGCCTATTTGGGAGGTATCAGCTTGTGAACGAACTGCTGAAGCTTAATCATGTCGAGACATATATTGGACAATATCATATCCTACAGGGTGTATCGCTTGAAGTGAAAAAGGGTGAAGTAACGGTGCTGCTCGGTAGAAATGGAGCTGGTAAAACAACTACGTTAAGGACCATCATGGGGCTAAATCCTTCATCCAAAGGAAGTATTATCTATAAAGAAGAACAGATACAGGCGCTGCCAACCTATACGATTGCTCAAAAGGGAATCGGATATGTTCCAGAGGACCAAGGGATTTTTGCGGGATTGACAGTCGAGGAGAATATGAAAGTAGCCATTCAAAAAGACAATGAAGAAACAAATAAGCGCCTTGATTATATCTTAAATTTATTTCCTGACTTAAAAAAGTTTTGGAAAAAACCAGGCGGGTTACTAAGCGGCGGACAAAAACAAATGCTTTCTATCGCCAGAGCATATGTGAATGAAAACGAATTATTATTAATCGATGAACCTAGTAAAGGTTTGGCACCTATTGTCGTCGAGAAGGTGATGGAATCCATCCTTCAAATGAAGGACCAAACCACCATCGTTTTGGTAGAGCAGAATTTCATGATGGCGAGCACTATAGGGGATTGCTTTTACATTATCGACGATGGAAGAACGGTAAGCAATGGAAGTATGAAACAGTTAAAAGAGGATGAGGAAATGAAACGAAAGTATTTGGGAATTGCCTAGGAAAGGAGGAAAGTTTGAATGGAGCTTTTATTCAATCTTACATTAAATGGGTTGGCAACAGGCATGCTAATCTTCTTATTAGCTGCAGGGTTAACGTTAATTTTTGGGTTAATGGATGTACTCAACTTTGCACATGGCGGATTGTTTGCTTGGGGTGCCTATAGCGGCATATGGATTTATACTACTACTGGCAGCTTTTTTATTGGGATTATTGGCGCCATCCTTACTGGTTTTATACTGGGGATCATCACAGAAAAATGGATCATCAAACCGGTTTATGGCAACCATGTTCAACAAATATTAATTACTCTTGGATTGATGTTGGTTTTATCCGAAATGTTAAAAGTGATTTGGGGACCCAATCAAATCACTGCTACCCCTCCAGATTTTCTTAAAGGAAGCTGGGAAATTGGCAACATGATCATCATAAAGTATCGAGTATTTATTATCGCTGTAGGTTTGTTCGTATTTGCTGGAGTTCAATTCTTGCTTAAAAATACTAAAATAGGTCTTGTTGTTCGGGCTGGTGTTATGAATAAGGAAATGGTTCAGGCATTGGGGATAAATATTAAGAAGGTATTTATGTTAGTCTTTATGATTGGCTCTGGTATGGCTGCACTGGGAGGAGTACTTTTCGGACCATACTCTGGAGTCATTCATGCAGGAATGGGAATGGAATTTGCTATCTTAGCGTTTATTGTTGTTGTTATCGGCGGAATGGGTAATTTTACTGGTTCAGTTATGGCGGCAATCTTAGTTGGATTATCTGGTTCATTTATGGCCTATTATGTACCTGAATTATCATTAGCTGTAAATATGCTATTAATGGCAATTGTGTTAATCGTTAAGCCACAAGGACTATTTGGCGGGAAGGGGTGAGAGTATGAAGTGGATTGTAAATAATAGATTGAATGCTATTTATATTATCATTGCGGCATTTTTGTTCCTCTTGCCCTTTGTCTATGAGTCAAGAAATATGTTAATCCTCTTAACCCAAATTTTTGTGTTTGCCATCCTAGCGATGAGCTACGATTTATTATTAGGCTTTACTGGAATCGTTTCCTTTGGGCATGCGATGTTTTTTGGAATTGGAGCCTACTCGATTGGGATATTTATGAAGCGTTTTGAGCCAACAATGCTTCATTTTACTTATGCGGTACTGGCAACGATTTTCATCACAGCCATCGTAAGTTTTATTGTTGGTTTGCTGACACTTAGGTTGAAAAGTCATTTTTACGCGATGTTAACCATGGCATTGGCAGGATTATTTTTAGTATTAGCGGAAAAATGGAGGACCTTAACGTTTGGGAATGATGGTTTTACCTTCCGAGTTCCAGAATTGTTTATCGATCGGACTAATTTTTACATTATTTGTTTAGCTGTAATGATCGGAACTTTTATGATTTTACGACGTTTTACGAACTCTCCACTTGGAAGAGTTCTGCAGGCGATTCGAGAAAATGAACAACGGACAGAATCTTTAGGTTATCAAGTACTACATTATAAGATTGCCGCAAGTGTCGTTTCTGGTGTGTTAGCTGGAATTGCCGGGATCTTTTATGCGATGTCACTTCGATATGTGAATACCAGTGTATTCGCGATGGATATGACCTTAGATGCTTTATTAATGACAATCATCGGTGGAGTTGGTACCTTAGTTGGAGCCATTATTGGGGCGGGATTAATTGAATTTGCCCATGACGGGTTAACAGAATTGGCAAAGGAACATTGGATTTTTGAACGATGGATTATTTTCTTTGGCATTATATATATTTTGGTTGTCATTTTCTTCCCGTTAGGTATTGTGGGGACACTTAGGAAATTTCCTTGGAAACGAAAAAAACAGCATTCTGCAAAGAAAAAAGAAAATTTAGCAGGATAGGAGGAGGCATTCATGGACTCGTTACAAATTGCTTCCTTCGTCGTTCGTTTTCAACTAGCGGCAGTGGAAAAAGAAACAGGTAAAAAACAATGGAGAATAAAAGTAACACATGTGCAAGAGGAGCGTGAAACTTTATTTGATTCTATTGAAGAAGTGACAGCTTTTATGAAGTCAATGGTGGAAGACTCCTAGTCTAGGTGGTGAAAGTTTTGCAAATTGGTATTGTTTCAACAGGTCTTTACCTCCCTGAGGAATATTTAACGGGTAGAGAAATAGCTGAAAAAGCAGGTATACCAACAAATGTTGTCGAAGAGAAAATGGGGATTAAGAAAAAATATGTTCCTGGACCCGATGACCATACGTGTGAAATGGGAATTATCGCTGCCAAACAAGCGATTGAAAGAGCAGGTATTAATCCATTAGAGATTGATGTCGTGATTTATATTGGTGAAGAACATAAGGAATATCCACTGTGGACAGCTGGTATCAAACTGCAAGAAGAAGTTGGAGCCTTAAATGCTTGGGCCTTTGATGTTGCCCTAAGATGTGGAACCACGGTTATGGCACTTAAAGTAGCAAAAAGTCTAATGATGGCTGATCCTACTACCAACACTGTCCTGCTTGCAGGAGGTTATCGAAATGTGGATTTCATTGATTACAAGAACCCGCGGACACGCTTCATGTTTAATCTAGGTGCAGGTGGAGGAGCGATTCTGCTAAAAAAGGGTCATAACGAGAACATCCTGCTCGAAACGGAGTTAGTAACGGATGGGTCTTTCTCAGAGGATGTTGTGGTGGTTTCTGGCGGTACCAAAAGTCCAATCACGAAAGAGGCAATTGAGCAGCGTACAAATAAACTTGATGTTTTGGATCCAGAGGGTATGAAACAGCGGTTGGAACAAAAATCAATGGTCAATTTTATAAAAGTGATAAGGGAATCTATGAGGAAAAGTGGTTATAAGGATGAAGATATTTCTTATTTAGCTATGCTCCACATGAAAAAGTCTGCACATGAATATGTATTAAAAGAATTGGGCTTGTCTGGGGAACAGTCAATCTATTTAGAGGACTACGGTCATATTGGTCAAATTGATCAAATCCTATCTCTCGAGCTTGCCCTTAAAGAAGGGAAAGTAAAAGAGGGTGACCTTGTTGTTTTTGTGAGTGCTGGGATTGGCTATGCCTGGGGGGCAACGACAATAAAATGGGGGAAGGTGACTTAGTTGGTTAAGGTGACAATGAAAGAGGTTCAGTTAACAAATGGGGAAACAATTGCCTATCGCGAGCGCGAAGGCGGAGAAAAAAAGATTCTATTAATCCATGGAAATATGACTTCTTCCAAGCATTGGGATCTTGTTCTAGATAATATGGCAGAAGAGTTTAAATTATATGCCTTAGATTTACGGGGATTTGGAAACTCTAGTTATAATCAGCTTATTACATCAATCAAGGATTTTTCGGATGATGTAAAGCTCTTTGTCGATGAAATTGGCCTGAAGGATTTTGCGATTGTGGGTTGGTCAACTGGAGGGGCTGTTGCGATGCAGTTTGCAGCCGATTACCCTGTCTATTGTAACAAACTTATTCTATTGGCCTCAGAATCTACTAGAGGTTATCCGTTTGATGGGAAGCTTAATGAAAACGATGAACCTCGAAGATTTTCACGCTATGAAGATATTAAACATGACCTAATCCGAACCATCCCTGTCCAAGCAGCCTACGATACCAATAATGTGGAATTATTGAAATTGATTTGGAATGCTGTCATCTATACAAAAAATCAACCTGTTCCTGACATTTACGATGAATATGTGCAGGATATGAGAACTCAGCGGAATTTAGCTGAAGTACATCATTCAAACAATACCTTTAATATCAGCCATCACCATAATGGACTCGTTGAAGGTAATGGACTGGTGAATCAAATCAATGTACCTGTTCTTGTATTAAGAGGCGACCGTGATTTTGTTATTACAGCTGAAATGACAAAAGAATTGGTGGAGGATTTAGGAGCAAAAGCCAAATTTGTAGAGTTAAAGGATTGTGGTCATTCACCACTTGTAGATGATTTACCACAATTACTAAAAGAGATGACGGACTTTTTACATGCTGAGGGGTACAAATGAGATTAAAAAATAAAGTAGCTCTTATTACGGGAGCAGCAAATGGAATTGGTTTAACAGCTGCTGAAGTTTTTGCAAAAGAGGGTGCAAAGGTGGCCATGGCTGACTTTGATGCAGAACAAGGTGAAAAGAGAGCACAAGAATTACGGGAAAAAGGGTATGAAGTGTCATTCTTTCAAGTGAATGTGGCACAGCGTTCAAGTGTGGATGAAATGGTGGAGAAAGTTCGTGAAGTCTACGGAACCATCGGTGTCCTAATAAATAATGCAGGAATTACAAGAGACGGTATGTTATCTAAATTAACCGTCGAGGATTTCCAAGCTGTGTTGGATGTCAATCTTACAGGAGTATTTCATTGTACGCAGGCGGTTTTGCCGTCGATGATTGAAAACGGAAAAGGAAAAATTATTAATACTTCTTCCGTTTCAGGTGTGTATGGAAATGTCGGACAAACGAATTATTCTGCAACAAAGGCTGGTGTGGTCGGGATGACAAAAACATGGGCCAAAGAACTTGGGCGCAAAGGGATTAATGTAAACGCTGTTGCTCCTGGTTTTATCGAAACAGGTATGACTGCAAAGGTTCCTGAAAAAATATTAGACCAAATGAAACAGATGGTTCCGCTGGCACGGCTTGGGAAGCCAGAAGACATCGCCAACGCCTACTTGTTTTTAGCTTCTGATGAATCAAACTATGTAAATGGAACCGTCCTTCATGTAGATGGCGGGATAATGATGTGAATGAAAAAGCTGAAGTGCCCCTGGGTGCTGGCGCTAAATTGGTAAAGCGGCCTTCATAAGGTTGCTTTTTTCTTTTAAGTCCTGTAACTTCGCTGTAACTAGAATTCAGTAAGATATCCTCATCTAGTTGTGAAGGAGCGATTGTTCGGTGAGGTGGGAACTCGATTGGCTTGAAAATAGAGCAAGGTTATCGCCAAATAAGAGGGCAATAATTGATGAAGATACAAATAAATCATGGACCTATGAAGGTTTAAATAACCGTTCATCCTCAGTGGCCAGCTGGTTAAAAAGTCAGGGTATTAAAAAAGGTGATCGAGTTGCACTATTGTCGCCCAATGATATCAGTTATTTTGACTTATTGTTTGCCTGCGGAAAAATTGGTGCCATATTTGTCCCGTTAAATTGGCGTCTGTCTTTACATGAATTAATTGAAATTTTGAAGGATTGTACACCAATATTGCTAGGAGTTCATCAGAAATTTAAAAATAGGTTTACATCCTTACAAGCTGTAGTACCTAGTTCCATTATAGTTGGTGGACATATGTATGAAGAGATGATGACTCTTTTAGATGGCAGTAAACAAATGGAATCAATTTCTGAATCTGATCCATTAGCCATGATTTATACGGGAGGAACTACTGGGAAGCCAAAAGGTGTTGTCTTAAGTCACCAGTCTATTCAATGGAACGCCATTAACACTATTCTTAGTTGGAATTTATCAGATGAGGATGTAACGATAAACTATATGCCGATGTTCCACACGGGCGGACTAAATGCATTATCGCTTCCAATCCTAATGATTGGCGGAACAGTGGTCATTGGTGATCAGTATTCAGGAGAAAAAGTGGTGAATTCAATCAAACAATACAACTGTACGATTATTCTTCTTGTACCAACGATGTACCATTTGCTTATTCAAAGTGATGAGTTCCAGAAAAGCGCTTTTCCTTCCATGAAAATCTTCCTGTCAGGTGCAGCACCTTGTCCGCTGCAAGTATATGAGGCTTTTCAGAAAAAGGGATTAGCCTTTAAGGAAGGATATGGATTAACGGAAGCCGGACCAAATAATTTCTACATTCAACCTGGGGATGCACAGATAAAACGAGGGTCAGTAGGAAAACCAATGTTATTTAATGCTGTAAAGTTGGAAAAAGAAGATGGTCAAGAGGCCCAAGTGAATGAAGTTGGTGAAATTTTAATAAAAGGAAAACACTCTTTTTCGCATTATTGGAATAACGAACTGGCGACGATTGAAACGAAAAAGGGAGGCTGGGTTCATACAGGAGACCTGGCCAGAAAGGATGAAGAAGGGTTCCATTATATAGTCGGAAGAAAGAAGGATATGATTATCACTGGCGGTGAAAATGTCTACCCACTCGAGATTGAACATTGGCTGGCAGCACATCCTTTCGTTGACGAAGTAGCCGTTATCGGACTGCCAGATCAAAAATGGGGAGAACTTGTTGCTGCGTTTATCGTTACTAAAAATTCTTATAGGATTGATGAAGAAGAACTTAAATTCTATTGTGAACAGAAACTTGGAAGATACAAAATTCCAAAGAAATTCATACAAATCGAAGAACTTCCGAAAACACATGTTGGAAAAATTGATAAAAAGAAGTTAAAGGAATTAAGTATCCAAACATAAAAGGAGAACCACGCCGGTTCTCCTTTTGATTATTTTTCAGCAAGTTTTAAAGCGGTATCTGATACAGTCAAGTCAAACTGCAACTGTTCACTTAAATTATGTGGATGATAGAAGCCTCTTGAAATCATATAATTAGTTATTTTTTCGTGTGTGGCAATAGCCGTATTTAATTGTTCTCTAAGGGCAGCTTTTAATTCTGGGGTCCCAGTCTCGGTAATGGCGACTGCATAATTTCTTACCCCTGCTTTAGCAGAAATGTTAACCCAGAACTTAGAAGAATTTTTCACAAGCAAATGGAGGCGGCCATTGATTTGCATACTGAAATATCTGAATTAATGATAAAGAAGGGCTGGCTGCATCCTCATAACTTTAAAGAGCAGTTTCCGATTGATCTGAAGGCTGCAGAGACAGCGGTACAGATTGCTAAGCTAAATCTCTATCCTAACGATACGGATCGACAAGGGATGTTTGCAACACCAAACCAGTAAAAGGAGGAGAGAGATGAAGGCTGTTACATACCAAGGAATTAAGAATGTTGAAGTTAGAGAAGTGAAAGACCCAAGTATTAAAAATCCAGATGACATAATCGTTAAGATAACTACTTCCGCCATTTGCGGCTCCGACCTGCATTTGATTCATGCCATGATACCTAATTTGCCAACAGATTAT from Neobacillus sp. CF12 encodes:
- a CDS encoding alpha/beta hydrolase, with protein sequence MKEVQLTNGETIAYREREGGEKKILLIHGNMTSSKHWDLVLDNMAEEFKLYALDLRGFGNSSYNQLITSIKDFSDDVKLFVDEIGLKDFAIVGWSTGGAVAMQFAADYPVYCNKLILLASESTRGYPFDGKLNENDEPRRFSRYEDIKHDLIRTIPVQAAYDTNNVELLKLIWNAVIYTKNQPVPDIYDEYVQDMRTQRNLAEVHHSNNTFNISHHHNGLVEGNGLVNQINVPVLVLRGDRDFVITAEMTKELVEDLGAKAKFVELKDCGHSPLVDDLPQLLKEMTDFLHAEGYK
- a CDS encoding branched-chain amino acid ABC transporter permease — translated: MKWIVNNRLNAIYIIIAAFLFLLPFVYESRNMLILLTQIFVFAILAMSYDLLLGFTGIVSFGHAMFFGIGAYSIGIFMKRFEPTMLHFTYAVLATIFITAIVSFIVGLLTLRLKSHFYAMLTMALAGLFLVLAEKWRTLTFGNDGFTFRVPELFIDRTNFYIICLAVMIGTFMILRRFTNSPLGRVLQAIRENEQRTESLGYQVLHYKIAASVVSGVLAGIAGIFYAMSLRYVNTSVFAMDMTLDALLMTIIGGVGTLVGAIIGAGLIEFAHDGLTELAKEHWIFERWIIFFGIIYILVVIFFPLGIVGTLRKFPWKRKKQHSAKKKENLAG
- a CDS encoding 3-oxoacyl-ACP synthase; its protein translation is MQIGIVSTGLYLPEEYLTGREIAEKAGIPTNVVEEKMGIKKKYVPGPDDHTCEMGIIAAKQAIERAGINPLEIDVVIYIGEEHKEYPLWTAGIKLQEEVGALNAWAFDVALRCGTTVMALKVAKSLMMADPTTNTVLLAGGYRNVDFIDYKNPRTRFMFNLGAGGGAILLKKGHNENILLETELVTDGSFSEDVVVVSGGTKSPITKEAIEQRTNKLDVLDPEGMKQRLEQKSMVNFIKVIRESMRKSGYKDEDISYLAMLHMKKSAHEYVLKELGLSGEQSIYLEDYGHIGQIDQILSLELALKEGKVKEGDLVVFVSAGIGYAWGATTIKWGKVT
- a CDS encoding long-chain fatty acid--CoA ligase yields the protein MRWELDWLENRARLSPNKRAIIDEDTNKSWTYEGLNNRSSSVASWLKSQGIKKGDRVALLSPNDISYFDLLFACGKIGAIFVPLNWRLSLHELIEILKDCTPILLGVHQKFKNRFTSLQAVVPSSIIVGGHMYEEMMTLLDGSKQMESISESDPLAMIYTGGTTGKPKGVVLSHQSIQWNAINTILSWNLSDEDVTINYMPMFHTGGLNALSLPILMIGGTVVIGDQYSGEKVVNSIKQYNCTIILLVPTMYHLLIQSDEFQKSAFPSMKIFLSGAAPCPLQVYEAFQKKGLAFKEGYGLTEAGPNNFYIQPGDAQIKRGSVGKPMLFNAVKLEKEDGQEAQVNEVGEILIKGKHSFSHYWNNELATIETKKGGWVHTGDLARKDEEGFHYIVGRKKDMIITGGENVYPLEIEHWLAAHPFVDEVAVIGLPDQKWGELVAAFIVTKNSYRIDEEELKFYCEQKLGRYKIPKKFIQIEELPKTHVGKIDKKKLKELSIQT
- the fabG gene encoding 3-oxoacyl-ACP reductase FabG, coding for MRLKNKVALITGAANGIGLTAAEVFAKEGAKVAMADFDAEQGEKRAQELREKGYEVSFFQVNVAQRSSVDEMVEKVREVYGTIGVLINNAGITRDGMLSKLTVEDFQAVLDVNLTGVFHCTQAVLPSMIENGKGKIINTSSVSGVYGNVGQTNYSATKAGVVGMTKTWAKELGRKGINVNAVAPGFIETGMTAKVPEKILDQMKQMVPLARLGKPEDIANAYLFLASDESNYVNGTVLHVDGGIMM
- a CDS encoding branched-chain amino acid ABC transporter permease — its product is MELLFNLTLNGLATGMLIFLLAAGLTLIFGLMDVLNFAHGGLFAWGAYSGIWIYTTTGSFFIGIIGAILTGFILGIITEKWIIKPVYGNHVQQILITLGLMLVLSEMLKVIWGPNQITATPPDFLKGSWEIGNMIIIKYRVFIIAVGLFVFAGVQFLLKNTKIGLVVRAGVMNKEMVQALGINIKKVFMLVFMIGSGMAALGGVLFGPYSGVIHAGMGMEFAILAFIVVVIGGMGNFTGSVMAAILVGLSGSFMAYYVPELSLAVNMLLMAIVLIVKPQGLFGGKG